A region from the Armatimonadota bacterium genome encodes:
- a CDS encoding ribonuclease H-like domain-containing protein, with amino-acid sequence MNDWIYASELYNWTNGDQLLDWLDMFGLESGYAKDEEDENYIEEADLSVFTRSKGNEFEDRVLDLIRDRFDVQVVDGARGNHDSVYEQTTRLIQQGQEIIYQGLVRDDERRVFGVPDLIVRGDAMDQLVPGSLDGDADTYYVVDIKYKGLGLNKKGDLSSKHNWEKVQLALYEGALAKMLNRDLARSYILGRSAGNGSVSCFDALGWAKPGDPRTLVNVEEGLQWIRDLREHGKDWTLDPPSDPRLAPNTKSKNSGDWKGVFEALTASEDREVDEVPPVSPAHISANRADWIENLGIEFYVDFETLNSLNDDFTKLPNMNGKPMIFMIGCGHEENSDFVFKVWTMEEETYEEEKRIIEEWLAYMEETRKRLASNIEQPHIFHWFRHEPGELGKAADRHDQPQWKDVPWYDLLKKLMKEEPVMVRGTQGHSLKPITRSMESMGLIETVWAESQVSGGTEAMTAAWWCYEQVMKTGVPVREAALDGRDPLMPEVESYNEVDCKAMWEILHYLRSNH; translated from the coding sequence ATGAACGATTGGATCTACGCGTCTGAACTCTACAACTGGACGAACGGAGACCAGTTGCTCGACTGGCTCGACATGTTCGGCCTGGAGAGCGGCTATGCTAAGGACGAGGAGGACGAAAACTACATCGAGGAAGCAGACCTCAGCGTTTTCACTCGCAGCAAAGGAAACGAGTTTGAAGACCGAGTGCTCGATCTCATTCGTGATCGCTTCGATGTTCAGGTCGTTGATGGCGCACGTGGGAATCACGACTCTGTCTACGAGCAGACGACTCGGCTGATTCAGCAAGGTCAGGAGATAATCTACCAGGGTCTTGTCAGAGACGACGAAAGGAGGGTCTTCGGAGTTCCGGATCTTATCGTCCGAGGGGATGCGATGGATCAGCTCGTGCCGGGATCGCTCGACGGAGATGCAGACACTTACTACGTCGTCGATATCAAGTACAAGGGTCTTGGGCTGAACAAGAAGGGTGACTTGAGTTCGAAGCACAACTGGGAGAAGGTTCAGCTCGCTTTGTACGAAGGCGCACTTGCAAAGATGCTCAATCGCGACCTCGCTCGGTCTTACATCCTTGGGCGTTCTGCAGGCAACGGTTCAGTTAGCTGTTTCGACGCTCTTGGTTGGGCGAAGCCAGGTGATCCGAGGACTCTTGTGAATGTCGAAGAGGGCCTGCAGTGGATCCGTGATCTGCGAGAACACGGCAAGGATTGGACGCTGGATCCTCCCAGCGATCCACGACTAGCTCCAAACACGAAGAGCAAGAACAGTGGTGATTGGAAAGGTGTCTTCGAGGCGTTGACGGCGAGCGAGGATCGTGAAGTGGATGAAGTGCCTCCTGTCTCGCCAGCACACATATCCGCCAACCGTGCTGACTGGATCGAGAACTTAGGGATCGAATTCTACGTCGACTTCGAAACCCTGAACAGTCTGAACGACGACTTCACCAAGCTACCGAACATGAACGGCAAGCCGATGATTTTCATGATCGGATGTGGCCACGAAGAGAACAGTGATTTCGTCTTCAAAGTTTGGACGATGGAAGAGGAGACCTACGAAGAAGAGAAGCGAATCATCGAGGAGTGGCTGGCATACATGGAGGAGACGAGAAAACGGCTTGCTTCGAATATCGAGCAGCCGCACATCTTCCACTGGTTCCGCCACGAGCCTGGCGAGCTTGGCAAAGCAGCCGACCGCCACGATCAGCCTCAGTGGAAGGACGTCCCTTGGTACGACTTGCTGAAGAAATTGATGAAGGAAGAACCTGTTATGGTTCGAGGCACGCAGGGTCACAGCCTCAAACCAATAACGCGTTCGATGGAGAGCATGGGCCTAATCGAGACCGTCTGGGCTGAGAGCCAAGTCTCCGGCGGAACAGAAGCCATGACCGCAGCTTGGTGGTGCTACGAACAAGTCATGAAAACAGGTGTCCCAGTGCGAGAAGCCGCACTCGACGGCCGAGACCCGCTCATGCCAGAAGTCGAGAGCTACAACGAAGTCGATTGCAAGGCGATGTGGGAGATCTTGCACTACTTGCGTTCCAATCATTGA
- a CDS encoding SAM-dependent DNA methyltransferase encodes MGRKAKDSKSNANLGFEAKLWLAADKLRNNMDAAEYKHVVLGLIFLKFISDSFEEEHAKLIEGKGQYEGAHPEDQDEYNAENVFWVPKEAHWAFIQDNAIQFTICMTVDDAIVAIERDNPRLKGALPKEYARPALDKHRLGELLSSKITH; translated from the coding sequence ATGGGCAGAAAAGCGAAGGACAGCAAATCAAACGCCAACCTTGGCTTCGAGGCCAAACTCTGGCTGGCCGCAGACAAGCTCCGCAACAACATGGATGCGGCGGAGTACAAGCACGTCGTGTTAGGACTGATCTTCCTTAAGTTCATCTCTGACAGCTTCGAAGAAGAACACGCCAAGCTCATTGAAGGCAAGGGCCAATACGAAGGCGCACACCCGGAAGACCAAGACGAGTACAACGCTGAGAACGTCTTCTGGGTGCCGAAAGAGGCGCATTGGGCATTCATCCAAGATAACGCGATCCAGTTCACGATCTGCATGACGGTCGATGACGCCATAGTCGCCATCGAGCGCGACAACCCACGGCTGAAAGGCGCCCTGCCAAAAGAGTACGCACGTCCCGCGCTGGACAAGCACCGACTAGGTGAACTCCTTAGCAGTAAAATAACACACTAA
- a CDS encoding AAA family ATPase, producing MRISSIKLKNFKRFSDLEISDIPESAKLVVVVGPNGCGKSSLFDALIHWYHRSVGFGYNQDLAYYQKSQATAFDWNQSVSVTLHGDAQPHKGMLNIRTAYRNDPDFSVDGINRPDDPSERPRIQRSIENDQTVSDNYRRLIYDTMSGVYSEENNNKTIQELRGELIGGIRESMQRVFEDLILNNISDPLGAGAFYFKKGEVQSFHYKNLSGGEKAAFDLILDLHIKKRYFSNTVYCVDELDTHLHTRIQGKLLKEMVNILPDECQLWVTTHSLGVLRAAQEMIVANPDSVTLIDFEGVDLDVPRKLLPSNLDRVAWEKFLSITLDDLSQRIAPRVVIVCEGSTVGTRRKDYDAEIYNRILGARHAETIFVSGGSADQVLANAVSVREALGRILPNSRFVALADRDDKSPAQVIEFENAGGFVLGQRNLESYLFADDVIEALVKDVGKEDKLAEALQIKRDKLAASTARGNSADDLKSASGDIYVELKRLLDLQRCGNDKDAFMRDTLAPLIAPPMTTYSDLEAAIITRL from the coding sequence ATGAGAATTTCATCAATCAAACTTAAAAACTTCAAGCGTTTCAGTGATCTTGAGATTTCTGACATCCCTGAATCTGCCAAACTCGTAGTAGTCGTTGGCCCAAATGGTTGCGGGAAGTCATCGCTATTTGACGCCTTAATCCACTGGTATCATCGCAGTGTTGGATTTGGATACAATCAGGACTTAGCGTACTATCAAAAGAGCCAGGCGACAGCATTCGATTGGAACCAGTCAGTAAGCGTTACACTGCACGGCGACGCCCAACCGCACAAAGGGATGCTGAACATCCGGACAGCCTATCGAAACGACCCCGACTTTTCCGTTGACGGAATTAACCGCCCGGACGATCCGTCTGAGCGACCTCGCATACAGCGCTCGATTGAAAACGATCAGACTGTATCTGACAATTATCGTCGACTCATATACGACACCATGTCGGGGGTCTATTCTGAGGAAAACAATAACAAGACAATTCAGGAATTAAGAGGTGAGCTTATAGGTGGCATCCGGGAGTCGATGCAACGAGTTTTCGAGGACTTGATTCTGAACAACATCTCCGATCCACTCGGAGCAGGCGCGTTTTACTTTAAAAAGGGCGAAGTGCAATCGTTTCACTATAAGAATCTATCAGGTGGAGAGAAGGCCGCTTTTGACCTGATTCTTGACCTGCACATTAAGAAGCGATATTTCTCAAATACGGTGTACTGCGTCGATGAGCTGGATACGCATCTGCACACGAGGATTCAAGGAAAGCTGCTGAAGGAGATGGTGAACATTTTGCCCGATGAGTGTCAGTTGTGGGTTACCACTCACTCCTTAGGGGTACTCCGCGCAGCGCAGGAGATGATAGTCGCAAATCCTGATTCTGTCACTTTGATTGATTTCGAAGGTGTCGATCTGGATGTTCCTCGAAAGCTGTTACCAAGCAACCTAGATCGGGTTGCCTGGGAGAAGTTCCTGTCCATCACGCTTGACGATCTATCGCAGCGAATCGCACCCAGAGTCGTGATTGTCTGCGAGGGGTCGACAGTTGGAACGCGAAGGAAGGATTACGACGCTGAGATATACAACAGAATTCTAGGCGCAAGGCATGCTGAAACAATTTTCGTCTCCGGTGGCTCGGCTGACCAGGTTCTAGCAAATGCTGTCTCTGTACGGGAGGCATTGGGACGGATTTTGCCAAACTCCCGGTTCGTTGCACTAGCTGACAGAGATGACAAGTCGCCGGCGCAAGTCATTGAGTTCGAGAACGCTGGTGGATTCGTCCTAGGTCAACGCAATCTTGAGTCTTATCTATTCGCAGATGACGTGATAGAAGCGTTGGTGAAAGATGTCGGAAAAGAGGACAAGTTAGCTGAGGCTCTACAAATCAAACGGGACAAGCTAGCTGCTAGTACGGCAAGAGGCAATTCTGCCGACGATTTGAAGTCTGCTAGCGGAGATATATATGTTGAGCTGAAGCGACTGCTTGATCTTCAGCGTTGCGGAAATGACAAAGATGCTTTCATGAGAGACACTCTTGCGCCACTTATCGCACCGCCTATGACGACGTACTCTGATCTTGAAGCAGCGATCATCACGAGATTGTAA
- a CDS encoding PQQ-binding-like beta-propeller repeat protein produces MENLGRGALSVCTMGSRGRVGMKGIGGVGALIACASLFAVLPSVGQAQVQWSGNGHMYELVTTPKTWNDAKLDAENRTFLGVSGHLLTITSQAEQDFIINVFGEPLREKWTGGFEIQGVWQWVTGESFGYTNWAPGEPNNNTGVINFFGAATLGTWNDITPNISLGYFVEYDTTTLIAWPMEGQDRYGTDRAVTGPDPGELMRPRIETLLGPAGGVSHGPSLGFDGIGYFGSWSGNLLCKWNYNTGEALGSFDALNFIQCTPAIGPNGTVFITTVQDSGSTRPGRVFAIDPNTMDWIWSFVTGYVKVNDWESCSPNIGPDGDVVVGSTIGRVWRLNGATGAVVWQAPVGECRYTIPFSRDDTMVYASNGTAMTALNYADGSVAWSVNFASRLGAPGVASDGTIVVGSVFGTVYGLDPTDGSTRWTFTALDQVLTAPGFSADGIAYVTSLDHRLYALRVSDGVRMWSYTTSVEICTAPSVGHDGRIYVGNITGDLYSILPSGECIWQVHVCNEVRGPLSVGPDGSVYVGFTGDPGEPGGLLIVHQDEELKILPDSFWLFRGVLADGGLGHLFDSDDCWMTVLPGITLNQSERQVQLIVVGTASTETPSELRFRVEAHAEINNIGQWIELWNYDTNSYEQVDFMIATTVDSIVEIIITVDPQRFIEPGTMEMKAKVSYKEAGIVLQFPWLISFDMTAWVIVP; encoded by the coding sequence ATGGAAAACCTAGGGCGAGGCGCGTTGAGCGTTTGTACAATGGGAAGCCGTGGTCGAGTGGGGATGAAGGGTATTGGCGGCGTTGGGGCTTTGATCGCCTGCGCGAGCCTGTTCGCGGTGCTCCCCTCCGTGGGCCAAGCGCAGGTGCAATGGTCCGGGAACGGTCACATGTATGAGTTAGTGACCACGCCGAAGACCTGGAACGACGCAAAACTCGATGCGGAGAACAGAACGTTTTTGGGCGTCAGTGGTCACTTGCTCACGATAACTTCTCAAGCGGAGCAGGACTTTATCATCAACGTTTTCGGTGAGCCGCTTAGAGAAAAGTGGACGGGTGGATTCGAAATCCAGGGCGTATGGCAATGGGTTACCGGTGAATCGTTTGGATACACGAACTGGGCGCCTGGCGAACCAAACAACAATACCGGGGTCATTAACTTTTTTGGTGCAGCCACACTCGGCACATGGAACGACATCACCCCCAATATTTCGCTCGGTTATTTTGTCGAATACGATACCACCACGCTCATCGCTTGGCCGATGGAAGGGCAGGACAGGTACGGCACCGACAGGGCCGTGACCGGGCCGGATCCCGGAGAGCTCATGAGGCCGCGGATCGAAACCCTTTTGGGTCCCGCCGGCGGTGTCAGCCACGGCCCTTCGCTCGGCTTTGATGGTATCGGCTACTTCGGATCGTGGTCGGGCAACCTGCTTTGCAAGTGGAACTACAACACGGGCGAGGCCCTCGGTTCGTTCGACGCCCTAAACTTCATCCAGTGCACGCCGGCAATCGGGCCGAACGGCACGGTCTTCATAACGACCGTACAGGATTCTGGCAGCACAAGGCCAGGGAGGGTCTTCGCGATCGACCCGAACACGATGGACTGGATCTGGAGTTTCGTTACCGGATACGTCAAGGTAAACGACTGGGAGAGTTGCTCCCCGAACATCGGCCCGGACGGCGACGTCGTTGTTGGCTCGACGATCGGAAGGGTTTGGCGGCTAAACGGCGCCACAGGTGCGGTCGTTTGGCAAGCGCCGGTCGGTGAGTGTCGTTACACGATTCCGTTCAGCCGCGACGACACGATGGTGTATGCGAGCAACGGTACCGCCATGACAGCCCTAAACTACGCGGACGGCAGCGTGGCCTGGAGCGTCAACTTCGCGTCAAGGTTGGGCGCGCCCGGCGTCGCCTCCGACGGCACGATCGTCGTCGGCTCGGTCTTCGGAACGGTTTACGGGCTCGACCCGACCGACGGATCCACTCGCTGGACTTTCACGGCCCTGGACCAAGTACTGACCGCTCCGGGATTCAGCGCCGACGGCATAGCGTACGTCACCTCTCTTGATCACCGTCTGTACGCGCTTCGGGTCAGCGACGGCGTCCGCATGTGGTCGTACACAACGTCCGTCGAGATTTGCACGGCCCCGAGCGTCGGACACGACGGCAGAATCTATGTCGGCAACATTACCGGTGACCTGTATTCCATTTTGCCGTCGGGGGAATGCATCTGGCAGGTTCACGTCTGCAACGAAGTCAGGGGCCCGCTCTCAGTCGGTCCGGACGGATCCGTTTACGTGGGCTTTACCGGTGATCCCGGCGAACCCGGCGGGCTTCTAATCGTCCACCAGGACGAAGAACTGAAGATCTTGCCAGACAGCTTCTGGCTGTTCCGCGGGGTACTGGCCGACGGCGGGCTGGGCCATCTGTTCGATAGCGACGATTGCTGGATGACGGTCTTGCCGGGGATCACGCTGAACCAATCTGAGCGGCAGGTGCAGCTCATCGTCGTCGGAACTGCTTCGACCGAGACGCCTTCTGAGCTTCGGTTCAGAGTGGAGGCCCACGCCGAGATCAACAACATCGGACAGTGGATCGAGCTTTGGAACTACGACACGAACTCATACGAACAGGTCGACTTCATGATTGCCACGACGGTCGATTCGATCGTCGAAATCATCATCACAGTCGATCCGCAGCGGTTCATCGAACCGGGCACGATGGAGATGAAAGCCAAGGTCAGTTACAAGGAGGCTGGCATTGTGCTCCAATTCCCGTGGCTGATCAGCTTCGACATGACCGCTTGGGTGATCGTTCCGTAG
- a CDS encoding PQQ-binding-like beta-propeller repeat protein: MENLGRGAMSVCTMGSRGRVGMRGIGGAWALIACASLFAGFPSVSQAQTQWSANGHVYRLETTPRTWTDAKVAAESSSYRGVTGHLLTITSQAEQDFLINTFGGLLWDTYLGGFLDLGVWKWVTAEPFNYTNWAFGEPRGSSPVIYFDPATPLGEWSNATGTVALPYFVEYELPRLIGWPMELQNRFGNSRAISGPDPGTITTPWIDYRMSPTEVVSHGPAIGADGIGYYGTWIGSDLVKFDVATGAILGSFDALGWIQCTPAIGDNGLIYITTVKAFSQHPPGRIFAVDPNTMDWVWAFQTNYNKVSDYESCSPTIGPDGDIVVGSKIGKAWRLDGATGAIEWEVTFNGAQYTIPFSRDDTKVFVSNDEVMTAINYADGTIAWSYTAGSWFGAPSVAPDGTLVVGSASGTVYGFDPDTGTILWTFTALGKVLAAPAFSTDGVAYVCSYDHRLYALRTSDGARLWSFTGTFENRSSPSVGPDGRIYFGNPIGSLYSVAPDGTLIWFAQSAGSVRGQITVGSDGTLYMGPLGGGLVIIRQHETRNLAESYSIIRGIHVSGDVADTWESDNSYFVVRPGITLNRTEAPVDMVFESTALKDTPSEFRFTLEAHVSIWGMSQRIELFDFVAGSWEEVDVRMATTTDSVVTIDVPANPERFVEPTTGVTRVRVSFKQAGPILQFPWFARINFAGWRMVPKWIPV; the protein is encoded by the coding sequence ATGGAAAACCTAGGGCGAGGCGCGATGAGCGTTTGTACAATGGGAAGCCGTGGTCGAGTGGGGATGAGAGGTATTGGTGGCGCATGGGCCTTGATTGCCTGTGCGAGCCTGTTCGCGGGGTTCCCCTCCGTGAGTCAGGCGCAAACGCAATGGTCTGCAAACGGCCACGTTTATCGGTTAGAGACGACCCCTCGCACCTGGACCGACGCGAAAGTTGCTGCGGAGAGCAGTTCCTATAGGGGTGTCACGGGGCACCTGCTCACGATCACATCTCAAGCAGAGCAAGATTTCCTTATTAACACTTTTGGCGGGTTGCTGTGGGATACCTATCTCGGGGGATTCCTGGATTTAGGGGTTTGGAAATGGGTGACTGCGGAACCGTTCAATTATACGAACTGGGCGTTCGGAGAGCCGCGTGGCAGCTCTCCGGTGATTTACTTCGACCCGGCGACTCCGCTGGGTGAGTGGAGCAACGCAACGGGCACTGTGGCTCTACCCTATTTCGTAGAATACGAACTCCCACGTCTTATCGGCTGGCCTATGGAGCTCCAGAACCGCTTTGGCAACAGCAGGGCGATTAGCGGGCCGGATCCTGGGACCATTACGACGCCGTGGATCGACTACCGCATGAGTCCGACAGAAGTGGTCAGTCACGGACCAGCCATTGGGGCTGACGGTATCGGTTACTACGGTACTTGGATCGGCAGTGACTTGGTCAAATTCGATGTAGCAACCGGTGCTATTCTCGGCAGTTTCGACGCCTTGGGATGGATTCAATGTACGCCCGCGATTGGGGACAACGGGCTGATTTACATTACTACTGTAAAGGCCTTTAGCCAGCATCCGCCTGGTCGTATCTTCGCCGTCGATCCGAACACGATGGACTGGGTATGGGCTTTCCAGACCAATTACAACAAGGTCAGCGACTACGAGAGTTGCTCGCCGACCATCGGACCGGATGGCGACATCGTCGTCGGCTCAAAGATCGGTAAAGCGTGGCGCTTGGACGGTGCAACGGGTGCGATCGAATGGGAAGTCACTTTCAACGGTGCCCAATATACGATTCCGTTCAGTCGCGACGATACAAAGGTGTTCGTCAGCAACGATGAAGTCATGACCGCGATAAACTACGCTGACGGTACCATCGCTTGGAGTTACACCGCAGGTTCGTGGTTCGGCGCTCCCAGCGTCGCTCCCGACGGAACACTCGTCGTAGGATCAGCGTCCGGAACCGTGTACGGTTTCGACCCGGACACCGGCACCATTCTCTGGACATTCACAGCCCTCGGCAAGGTGCTCGCGGCCCCGGCGTTCAGCACCGATGGTGTCGCGTACGTGTGCAGCTATGATCACCGCCTATACGCGCTGAGAACCTCCGACGGGGCACGGCTCTGGTCGTTTACGGGAACCTTCGAAAACCGGTCGTCACCCAGCGTGGGTCCCGATGGGCGAATCTACTTTGGCAACCCAATCGGAAGCCTCTACAGCGTGGCCCCGGACGGAACACTCATTTGGTTCGCCCAGTCGGCTGGCAGCGTAAGAGGGCAAATCACGGTCGGATCGGACGGCACCCTTTACATGGGGCCGCTGGGAGGCGGGCTCGTAATCATTCGCCAGCATGAGACCCGCAACCTTGCCGAGTCGTATTCGATCATTCGCGGAATCCACGTGTCAGGCGATGTGGCCGACACGTGGGAAAGCGATAATTCGTATTTCGTCGTTCGACCTGGAATCACGCTGAATCGAACTGAGGCACCAGTGGATATGGTGTTCGAAAGCACCGCGCTGAAAGACACGCCGAGCGAATTCCGGTTCACGCTAGAAGCGCATGTCTCAATCTGGGGTATGTCACAACGGATCGAGCTATTTGATTTCGTTGCTGGCAGCTGGGAAGAGGTCGACGTCAGAATGGCAACAACCACCGACTCGGTCGTTACAATTGACGTGCCAGCTAATCCTGAGCGCTTCGTTGAACCTACGACCGGGGTGACGAGAGTGCGCGTGAGTTTTAAGCAAGCCGGGCCGATCCTTCAATTCCCGTGGTTTGCACGGATTAACTTCGCCGGGTGGCGCATGGTTCCGAAGTGGATCCCAGTCTAG
- a CDS encoding M1 family metallopeptidase yields the protein MRPVALVTLALLSCSVMADGYKRQPGIDITNYEFRLTLSDETDRIEGLAEISLRIVQSGVEGIWLDLKSKVGDKGMVVEAVSCSASPVTYTHVDDRLLIKFAVEPSINQSMHVLVKYAGVPTGGLWIGDNKHGDRGFFSLNWPNRAREWLPMIDHPYDKATHEFIVTAPAHYQVVSGGLLVEETDNDDGTTTTHWKQSVPIASWLTALAVSRFSVRNFDDYEGVQLSTWVFPQDRAKGVATFEVPVARAVRFFSESIGEFPYEKLANIQAAGFGGGTELASAIFYGQDSVTDRAATGLVVHEIAHQWWGNSVTENDWNDVWLSEGFATYFTLLYIEQYEGREAFVEGLKRARDRVYEMEADNPNRPVVHADLQDMSLVTSGIQYQKGAWVLHMLREKIGTEVFWRGIRKYYAKYRDKNASTDDFRRVMEEVSGSNLERFFDKWLTRGVSPEIEIDWHYDDEKQIIVLEVKQIQDGPVHDLDLKIRLMNRSGQTRDHYIWASPRRTYTFKLPSNGNEEIVAIDPETQTLLRWKIEIRDSSAIETKSNDRAVVLGIRALPSSPAVVGHVAPV from the coding sequence ATGAGACCGGTCGCACTTGTTACGCTCGCCCTGCTGTCCTGCTCCGTCATGGCCGACGGGTACAAGCGTCAGCCGGGGATCGACATTACGAACTACGAGTTCCGGCTGACGTTGAGCGACGAGACGGACAGGATCGAGGGTTTGGCCGAGATCAGTCTGCGGATCGTGCAGAGCGGCGTTGAGGGAATCTGGCTCGACCTGAAGAGCAAGGTTGGCGACAAAGGGATGGTCGTTGAAGCAGTGTCCTGCTCTGCTTCTCCCGTTACGTACACACACGTCGATGACAGGCTGCTGATCAAGTTCGCCGTTGAGCCAAGCATCAACCAGTCGATGCACGTCCTCGTGAAGTACGCCGGCGTTCCGACCGGCGGGCTGTGGATCGGCGACAACAAGCACGGCGACCGGGGGTTCTTCAGCCTGAACTGGCCGAACCGCGCTCGCGAATGGCTGCCGATGATCGACCACCCGTATGACAAGGCGACGCACGAGTTCATCGTCACCGCGCCCGCTCACTATCAGGTCGTCTCGGGCGGACTGTTGGTGGAAGAGACCGACAACGACGACGGCACGACGACGACGCACTGGAAGCAGTCGGTGCCGATTGCTTCGTGGCTGACTGCTCTCGCCGTCTCGCGATTTTCGGTTCGCAACTTCGACGACTACGAAGGCGTTCAATTATCGACTTGGGTGTTCCCGCAGGACCGCGCGAAAGGCGTCGCGACTTTCGAGGTTCCGGTCGCACGCGCGGTTAGGTTCTTCAGCGAGAGCATCGGCGAGTTTCCGTATGAGAAGCTCGCGAACATACAGGCTGCGGGTTTCGGTGGAGGAACAGAACTCGCCAGTGCGATTTTCTACGGTCAAGACTCGGTGACCGACCGCGCGGCGACCGGCCTCGTCGTTCACGAGATCGCGCACCAGTGGTGGGGGAACTCCGTCACCGAAAATGACTGGAACGACGTCTGGCTGAGCGAGGGGTTCGCGACGTACTTCACGCTGCTCTACATCGAGCAGTACGAGGGCCGCGAGGCGTTCGTCGAGGGACTCAAGCGCGCAAGAGACCGCGTCTATGAGATGGAAGCGGACAACCCGAACCGCCCGGTCGTACACGCCGACCTGCAGGATATGAGCCTCGTCACCAGCGGCATACAATACCAGAAAGGCGCGTGGGTGCTGCACATGCTGCGAGAGAAGATCGGCACTGAGGTCTTCTGGCGAGGCATTCGCAAGTACTACGCGAAGTACCGCGATAAGAACGCCTCGACGGACGACTTCCGGCGAGTGATGGAGGAGGTGTCTGGCAGTAACCTAGAACGGTTCTTCGACAAGTGGCTGACACGCGGCGTCTCGCCCGAGATCGAGATCGATTGGCACTACGATGACGAGAAACAGATCATTGTCTTGGAGGTGAAGCAAATACAAGACGGCCCCGTTCACGATCTTGACTTGAAGATTCGCTTGATGAATCGCAGTGGACAAACTAGAGATCACTATATTTGGGCGAGCCCACGCAGGACGTACACGTTTAAACTGCCGTCGAACGGCAACGAAGAAATCGTCGCCATCGACCCGGAAACGCAAACTCTGTTGCGCTGGAAGATTGAAATACGGGACTCGTCAGCCATCGAAACGAAAAGTAACGATCGGGCTGTCGTACTGGGAATCCGGGCCCTCCCGTCGTCTCCCGCCGTTGTCGGCCATGTCGCGCCCGTTTGA
- a CDS encoding nuclear transport factor 2 family protein yields MADSRDELLELTQRLLDSISSGDWETYVSLCDPALTCFEPETKGHLVEGMEFHRFYFENTHGKSVRAETMVEPRVDLLGEDAGLVCYVRLVQRKDSDGRDVTDRFQETRVWKKSSAGWKHVHFHRSREV; encoded by the coding sequence ATGGCAGATTCGCGCGACGAGCTTTTGGAGTTGACGCAGCGGCTGCTCGACAGCATTTCGAGCGGCGACTGGGAGACCTACGTCTCGCTGTGCGACCCGGCGCTGACGTGCTTCGAGCCGGAGACGAAGGGGCACCTCGTCGAGGGAATGGAGTTCCACCGTTTCTACTTTGAGAACACCCACGGCAAGTCCGTGCGTGCGGAGACGATGGTCGAGCCGCGGGTGGATCTTCTGGGCGAAGACGCAGGGCTTGTCTGCTACGTCAGGCTCGTGCAGCGCAAAGACTCGGACGGTCGAGACGTCACGGACCGGTTCCAGGAGACGCGCGTCTGGAAGAAGAGTTCAGCAGGGTGGAAGCATGTACACTTCCACCGTTCGCGCGAAGTCTGA